Proteins encoded within one genomic window of candidate division WOR-3 bacterium:
- the nfo gene encoding deoxyribonuclease IV — protein MGLLGAHVSIAGGVENAPDRGHELKCDTIQIFTKNQRQWIAKELSEESIKTFKEKIKLYNLQKPVVHDSYLINLASANKETYEKSREAFIDEAYRAYQLEIPYLVFHPGSNPDIEEGIKRISEALNITISKVKDVILLIEITAGQGNAIGRRFEEIAEIIEQVEEKSRIGVCFDTAHAFESGYDIRDEESYHKTFENFDQIIGLHYLKCFHLNDSKTPLGSNVDRHEHIGKGEIGLKAFELLVNDPRFQEHPMILETPGAEEFYEENLKVLRKLIKSRKKR, from the coding sequence ATGGGACTCTTGGGTGCTCACGTTTCCATTGCAGGTGGTGTTGAAAATGCCCCAGACAGGGGTCATGAATTAAAATGTGACACAATTCAGATATTTACGAAAAACCAGAGACAATGGATCGCAAAGGAACTCTCCGAAGAATCGATTAAAACTTTTAAAGAAAAAATAAAACTTTACAATCTTCAAAAACCCGTAGTTCACGACTCCTACCTAATAAATTTGGCCTCCGCTAATAAAGAGACCTATGAAAAATCCAGGGAAGCTTTTATAGACGAGGCGTATCGGGCTTACCAGCTGGAGATACCCTACCTTGTCTTTCATCCTGGCTCGAATCCCGATATTGAAGAAGGAATCAAAAGAATTTCCGAGGCGCTCAACATAACAATCTCCAAGGTAAAAGATGTAATTCTTCTTATTGAAATAACAGCTGGGCAGGGAAATGCAATAGGTAGAAGATTTGAAGAAATTGCGGAAATTATTGAACAGGTTGAAGAAAAGTCTCGAATTGGTGTCTGCTTTGACACGGCCCATGCCTTTGAATCGGGCTACGATATAAGAGACGAGGAATCTTATCATAAAACCTTTGAAAACTTTGACCAAATTATCGGGCTCCACTATCTGAAATGCTTTCACCTGAACGACTCTAAGACCCCTTTGGGATCCAACGTAGATCGTCATGAACACATAGGTAAAGGTGAAATTGGGCTCAAAGCCTTCGAACTTTTAGTCAATGATCCGAGGTTCCAAGAACACCCGATGATCCTTGAGACACCTGGAGCTGAAGAATTCTACGAAGAGAATTTAAAAGTGTTAAGGAAGCTTATAAAGTCCAGAAAGAAGCGCTAA
- a CDS encoding DUF763 domain-containing protein — protein MKTGYMTLPLHGGKAPHWLMERMTKLARSIISIMVMEFGREEVLRRLSDPVWFQSLGCLLGFDWHSSGVTTTVTYAIKSGLKGLEGELGIFVAGGKGKHSLLVPEEVKKTGDAFGFDAERIIYASRLSAKVDSVLLQDGYSLYHHVIIYTKEGKWSVIQQGMNEESRTARRYHWFSEKVQDFTLEPHTGIISERRERSVLDITSRKSKDARKVILDLVGTAPDKVISLYQKAISYKMPSRHYITLKDMRPENLKKVLIKTYETIPQDFESLLAVRGLGPMSMRALVLISDVIYGARPSYEDPVIYSFAHGGKDGYPYRVRRDVYDKSIEILEKAIKMAKLGHREELEALRRLQKYFL, from the coding sequence ATGAAAACGGGATATATGACCCTTCCCCTTCACGGCGGAAAAGCCCCTCACTGGCTGATGGAAAGAATGACTAAGCTTGCGAGGAGCATTATATCCATAATGGTGATGGAATTTGGAAGAGAAGAGGTTCTAAGAAGACTTTCAGACCCGGTCTGGTTTCAATCCCTTGGGTGTCTACTTGGTTTTGACTGGCATTCTTCAGGGGTGACAACTACTGTAACTTACGCTATAAAGTCCGGCCTTAAAGGCCTTGAAGGGGAATTGGGTATTTTTGTAGCAGGTGGGAAGGGTAAGCACTCTTTGTTAGTGCCTGAGGAGGTTAAAAAAACGGGTGATGCCTTTGGTTTCGATGCCGAAAGGATCATTTATGCCAGTAGACTGAGTGCAAAGGTCGATTCTGTGTTGTTGCAGGATGGATATTCTCTGTACCATCATGTGATCATTTATACAAAAGAAGGCAAGTGGAGTGTAATTCAGCAAGGGATGAACGAAGAGTCCCGCACTGCGAGGAGATATCATTGGTTTTCGGAAAAGGTGCAGGATTTCACTTTGGAACCGCATACTGGAATCATTTCTGAGAGAAGAGAACGGAGCGTCCTTGACATAACATCGAGGAAATCAAAAGATGCGCGAAAGGTAATCCTTGACTTAGTGGGGACTGCACCCGACAAAGTTATTTCGCTTTACCAGAAGGCTATTTCTTACAAAATGCCGTCAAGGCACTACATTACTTTAAAGGATATGAGACCGGAAAATTTGAAAAAGGTTCTCATAAAAACCTATGAGACAATTCCACAGGATTTTGAAAGCCTTCTGGCGGTAAGGGGGCTTGGCCCTATGAGTATGAGAGCACTGGTCTTGATTTCGGATGTGATTTACGGTGCGAGGCCAAGTTATGAAGATCCAGTCATTTATAGTTTTGCACATGGAGGTAAGGATGGATATCCTTATCGGGTAAGAAGGGACGTATATGACAAATCCATCGAAATTTTGGAGAAGGCAATCAAAATGGCTAAATTGGGTCACAGGGAAGAGTTGGAAGCCTTAAGAAGATTGCAAAAGTATTTTCTTTAG